One genomic segment of Equus quagga isolate Etosha38 chromosome 20, UCLA_HA_Equagga_1.0, whole genome shotgun sequence includes these proteins:
- the BATF gene encoding basic leucine zipper transcriptional factor ATF-like: MPHSSDSSDSSFSRSPPPGKQDSSDDVRKVQRREKNRIAAQKSRQRQTQKADTLHLESEDLEKQNAALRKEIKQLTEEMKYFTSVLSSHEPLCSVLATGTPSPPEVVYSTHAFHQPHVSSPRFQP, from the exons ATGCCTCACAGCTCCGACAGCAGCGACTCTAGCTTCAGCCGCTCTCCTCCCCCTGGCAAACAG GACTCATCCGATGATGTGAGAaaagttcagagaagggagaaaaatcgCATCGCTGCCCAGAAAAGCCgacagaggcagacacagaaaGCCGACACCCTGCACTTG GAGAGTGAAGACCTGGAGAAACAGAACGCGGCCCTGCGCAAAGAGATCAAGCAGCTCACAGAGGAGATGAAGTACTTCACGTCGGTGCTGAGCAGCCACGAGCCCCTGTGCTCGGTGTTGGCCACGGGCACGCCCTCACCCCCCGAGGTGGTGTACAGCACCCATGCCTTCCACCAGCCTCACGTCAGCTCCCCGCGCTTCCAGCCCTGA